The Desulfovibrio piger DNA segment TAGATGAGGCCGAAGTTGATGGTCTTGGCATTGCGGCGCTGGTCCGGGCTCACCTGGTCGGGCGGCAGGTCATAGACCAGGGCCGCCGTGCGGGCGTGGATGTCCTCGCCGTTGCGGAAGGCTTCCAGCAGTGCCGGATCCTGCGAGACATGGGCCAGCACGCGCAGCTCCACCTGCGAATAGTCGGCCGAGACCAGCAGGCGGCCCGGCCCGGCGATGAAGCAGGAGCGCATGCGCTTGCCCAGCGGCCCGCGCACGGGGATGTTCTGCAGGTTGGGATTGCTGGAGGAGAGCCGTCCCGTAGCCGTGGCCTTCTGGTTGAAAGTGGTATGGATGCGGCCCTGCGGGTCCACCAGGCGCGGCAGGGGATCGAGATAGGTGGAGCGCATCTTCTCCAGCTTGCGGTACTGCAGGATGCTGTCCACCACCGGATGCTGCCCGGCCAGTTTTTCCAGCGTCTGCTGGCTGGTGGAAGCCTGGCCGCCCTTGGTCTTGCGCGGCGCGGGCAGGCCCAGCCCGTTGAACAGCACATCGCCCAGCTGCTGGGCCGAGCGGATGTTGAACTGCGTGCCCGCCAGCTCGTAGACATGGGCCGTGAGCTGGTCCAGCCGGCCCTGCACATCGTCGAGGAAGGCCCGGAAGGCCGCGGCGTCGATGGCCACCCCGCTCTGTTCCATGCCTGCCAGCACGGGCAGCAGGGGCATCTCCAGACGCCGGAACAGCTCCAGCAGGCCGTCCTTTTCCATGCGCTGCTCGAACAGCTGCGCCATGGCCAGTCCCAGACGCGCGGGGCCGGGGGCCGTCTCGCCCCTGCTCTCCAGTTCATGGCGCAGCACGGCGCCCCAGCGGGCCGAAAGACGGGGCCAGCCGTAATCGTTCTCTTCGGGGTTCAGCAGATAGGCGGCCACGCCCAGATCGATGCAGTCCCCCGCCCGCCCGGCCAGGAACTGCCAGCAGGGCGCGGAGGTCAGCATGCCCTTGAGGTCCGCCGTCACCAGGGTGCGGGCAGGGGCCAGCCACCGGGCCAGCTCCACCACAGGACCTTTCCACTGCCATTCTCCCAAAGAACTGCCGTCAGCGCCTTCCACGGCCAGATAGGGGGCCTCGCGGTCGCCGTGGGCCCAGATCAGGGCCACGCGGGCATCTCCGCAGTCCGGCAGGGCCGACACGTCATCCAGCGCGGGCGCGGATTCCTGCGGCATGGCGTCCAAAAGGCTCATCTGGCTGGTGGCACGACCGCTGCGGGCAGGCTGGGCCAGCGGCAGGGAGGCCTGTTCCGCAGCCGTCTTCTTCCCGGCTGCAGGCTGTGCGTCCTCACGGATGCTGCCCGCATCCAGGAACTCCTCGGGCAGGTCGGCCTCGGCGGCCTGCAGACGGTCCAGGGCGGCCAGCTCGCGCCGCAGGGCGAAGAGCTCGAACTCTTCCGTGAGCAAGGCGCAGGTGGCGGCATCCAGCGGCCGCACGCGCAGGTCCTCCAGCGTGACGCCGGGGCAGAAATCGCGTCTCAGGGTGGTGAGCTCGCGCCAGGTGAACATGTTTTCCAGATGCGCCTGCAGTTTGGCCTGCATCTTGGGCGGCAGCAGGACGAAATGGTCGCGGATGTCCTCAAGACTGGGGCAGATGGAGAAGATCTGGCGCGCGGTCTTGGGACCGATGCCCGGCACGCCGGGGATGTTGTCGCTGGTATCCCCGATGAGGGCCTGCACATCGGGCCACTGGGCGGGCGTCACGCCGCTCTCTGCCGTGAAATCGGCCTCGCTCACCAGCTTTTCTTCCTTGGAGGCCGGGTCCCACATGTAGACGTTGGGGCCCAGGCACTGTTTCAGGTCCTTGTCGCCGCTGACGATGATGACGGGATGTTCCGCCGCGAAGCGCGCCGCCAGCGAGGCGATGCAGTCGTCGGCCTCGCAGCCCTGCGAGACTTCCAGCCGCAGGCCCAGGGCCCGCACCATGCGGAGGATGGGATCCAGCTGGCGTACCAGATCTTCGGGCGTGGCATCGCGGTTGGCCTTGTAGAGGGGGAATATCTCGTGCCGGAAGTTGGGGCCCTTGCCGTCCTGCACGAAGGCGAAATAGCGGGGGCGCTCTTCGCGCAGGATGCGCAGCAGCACGCGGCTGACCACTACCAGGGAATTGGTGGGGAAACCGTCGGAACGCTGCATGTTCCTGTTGGCAAAAAAGCCGCGATAGATGAAGGCCGAGCCATCCATGAGAAAGACGGGCTCTGCGGCAAGCCCGAGGCGTTGTTTCAGCGACATGGCAATCCGGGGTTGTAGGGTAAGCAAAAAAGGGGAAAAAGCCTGCGGGGGAGCGGCCTCCCTCCTTGCGTAGCTTCTGTCCTGCGCGTATACTATAGAGATGGAAACAAGTCCGCAAGTAAACCTGGACAGGGCCGGAGAGCGCCTGCAGGTCACCGTCTCCGGCAGCTGGGCCATCAATACGCCCTGGCCGCCGCAGTGTGCCGACGCCCTGCAGCAGCTGCGAGGCCCCGGCATCCGGCAGCTGCACCTCGCGGCGGCCTCCCTCGACGCCTGGGACAGCAGCCTCCTGGTCTTCCTCGTCCAGCTGCACAAGGCCGCCCGCGCCGCGCAGATCGAGATCAGCCAGGACCTGCCCACAGGACTGGCACGACTGCTGCACCTGGCCTTCGCCATCCCGGCCCAGGCAGGGGCCGCCCGCAGCGACCACCGGCAAGGGCTTTTCGCCCGGGTGGGCGAAGCGGTCATGGGCCTGCCGCCCCGCTGTGCGGATTTTCTGGAATTCCTCGGCGATGTGACCCTTTCCATCTGGCGTCTCATCCTGGGACGCGCCGGCATGCGCATGCAGGACTTTATAGAAGCCATGTACGAATGCGGTGTGCGCGCCCTGCCCATCATCTCCATCACCAGCCTGCTGTTCGGTCTGATCCTGGCCTTTGTGGGCGCAGTGCAGCTGACGCAGTTCGGCGCCCAGATCTATGTGGCCGGGCTGGTGGGCATCGGCATGTTGCGCGTCATGGGCGCGGTCATGGTGGGCGTGGTCATGTCCGGCCGCGTGGGGGCCGCCTATGCGGCCATGATCGGCACCATGCAGGTCAACGAGGAAGTGGACGCCCTGACCACCCTGGGCATCTCGCCCATAGATTTTCTGGTGCTGCCGCGCATGCTGGCCCTGATGCTCATGGTCCCCCTGCTCACGGTCTATGCCGACCTCATGGGCATCCTGGGCGGCTATGTGGTGGGCGTCTCCATGCTGGGGCTGAGTTCCGCCGAATACCTCAACGCCACCATGCAGATGGTCTCCTTCGTCCACGGGCTCATCGGCATCGCCTACGGTACGGTGTTCGGCATCATCATCGCCCTGGCGGGCTGCTATCAGGGCATCCGCTGCGGCCGCAGCGCCCAGGCCGTGGGCCTGGCCACCACCACGGCCGTGGTCCAGTCCATCGTGGGCATCATCATCGCCACGGCCGTCATCACCATCATCTGCAACGTACTGGGCATCTGACATGAGCACTCCCCGCCTGCGCGTCCGCGACCTGACCCTGGGCTACGGCTCCTTCGTGCTCATGCGTGACGTCAATTTCGATGTGGCCGCCGATGACATCTTCCTCATCATGGGCGGTTCCGGCTGCGGCAAGAGCTCGCTCCTGCGCACGCTCATGGGCCTCAAGCAACCCCAGAGCGGCCAGGTGCTCTACGGTGATACGGACATCTGGGCCTGTACCGAAAAAGAGCGCCGCCGCATCCTGCGGCGTACGGGCGTCCTCTTCCAGGGCGGCGCCCTGTGGAGCTCCATGACCCTGGCCGAGAACGTAGGCCTGCCGCTGCAGCAGTACACCGACCTCGATGACGACGAGATCCGCGAGCAGGCCTCGCTCAAGCTGGCCCTGGCCGGTCTGGCCGGTTTCGAGGACTACTATCCTTCGGAGATCAGCGGCGGCATGCGCAAGCGGGCCGGTCTGGCCCGGGCCCTGGCCCTCGATCCCGAGATCCTTTTTCTGGACGAACCTTCCGCCGGTCTGGACCCGGTGAGCGCCCGCATGCTGGACGACCTGATCCTGGAGCTGCGCGACGCCCTGGGCACGACCTTCGTCATCGTCTCCCACGAGCTGGCCAGCATCTTCGCCATCGCCAGCAACGGCATCTATCTCGACGTGCGGACCCGGCGCGTCACTGCCCGGGGCAACCCCTCCGAACTGGTGCGCGACCCGCACACCGAGCTGCA contains these protein-coding regions:
- the polA gene encoding DNA polymerase I; its protein translation is MSLKQRLGLAAEPVFLMDGSAFIYRGFFANRNMQRSDGFPTNSLVVVSRVLLRILREERPRYFAFVQDGKGPNFRHEIFPLYKANRDATPEDLVRQLDPILRMVRALGLRLEVSQGCEADDCIASLAARFAAEHPVIIVSGDKDLKQCLGPNVYMWDPASKEEKLVSEADFTAESGVTPAQWPDVQALIGDTSDNIPGVPGIGPKTARQIFSICPSLEDIRDHFVLLPPKMQAKLQAHLENMFTWRELTTLRRDFCPGVTLEDLRVRPLDAATCALLTEEFELFALRRELAALDRLQAAEADLPEEFLDAGSIREDAQPAAGKKTAAEQASLPLAQPARSGRATSQMSLLDAMPQESAPALDDVSALPDCGDARVALIWAHGDREAPYLAVEGADGSSLGEWQWKGPVVELARWLAPARTLVTADLKGMLTSAPCWQFLAGRAGDCIDLGVAAYLLNPEENDYGWPRLSARWGAVLRHELESRGETAPGPARLGLAMAQLFEQRMEKDGLLELFRRLEMPLLPVLAGMEQSGVAIDAAAFRAFLDDVQGRLDQLTAHVYELAGTQFNIRSAQQLGDVLFNGLGLPAPRKTKGGQASTSQQTLEKLAGQHPVVDSILQYRKLEKMRSTYLDPLPRLVDPQGRIHTTFNQKATATGRLSSSNPNLQNIPVRGPLGKRMRSCFIAGPGRLLVSADYSQVELRVLAHVSQDPALLEAFRNGEDIHARTAALVYDLPPDQVSPDQRRNAKTINFGLIYGMGAQKLAQELKISTTQAKDFIARYFERLQGLKEFYEGVEASARKHGFVTTLGGRRRLLPDINSASGQAAALARRQAINTVIQGSAADIIKLAMLAVARDERLRELDARLLLQVHDELLLEVPADAAEEAGALVARLMQDVCPAGKELSVPLLVDWGTGHDWGAAH
- a CDS encoding MlaE family ABC transporter permease — its product is METSPQVNLDRAGERLQVTVSGSWAINTPWPPQCADALQQLRGPGIRQLHLAAASLDAWDSSLLVFLVQLHKAARAAQIEISQDLPTGLARLLHLAFAIPAQAGAARSDHRQGLFARVGEAVMGLPPRCADFLEFLGDVTLSIWRLILGRAGMRMQDFIEAMYECGVRALPIISITSLLFGLILAFVGAVQLTQFGAQIYVAGLVGIGMLRVMGAVMVGVVMSGRVGAAYAAMIGTMQVNEEVDALTTLGISPIDFLVLPRMLALMLMVPLLTVYADLMGILGGYVVGVSMLGLSSAEYLNATMQMVSFVHGLIGIAYGTVFGIIIALAGCYQGIRCGRSAQAVGLATTTAVVQSIVGIIIATAVITIICNVLGI
- a CDS encoding ABC transporter ATP-binding protein; the encoded protein is MSTPRLRVRDLTLGYGSFVLMRDVNFDVAADDIFLIMGGSGCGKSSLLRTLMGLKQPQSGQVLYGDTDIWACTEKERRRILRRTGVLFQGGALWSSMTLAENVGLPLQQYTDLDDDEIREQASLKLALAGLAGFEDYYPSEISGGMRKRAGLARALALDPEILFLDEPSAGLDPVSARMLDDLILELRDALGTTFVIVSHELASIFAIASNGIYLDVRTRRVTARGNPSELVRDPHTELQALRFLTRGEAGGPQQQD